The Vicia villosa cultivar HV-30 ecotype Madison, WI linkage group LG1, Vvil1.0, whole genome shotgun sequence genome includes a region encoding these proteins:
- the LOC131600897 gene encoding uncharacterized protein LOC131600897: MLSGWGTHGKMGCPHCMGNNKGFTLDKGGKSSWFDCHRRFLPRNHSYRRNMTNFKKDVRVKDSPPPRLSPWAIWEQVSELPKFTDTGKECRIEGYGVTHNWTKRSIFWDLPYWKDNLLRHNLDVMHIEKNFFDNVFNTVMDVKGKTKDNEKARQDMEKWCNRRELELKPLPNGKLLKPKACFTLTSQEAKAVCRWLKDLRMPDGYSSNLSRCADPNTGKLHGMKSHDCHIFMEQLLPIAFGSLPKHVLDPLTEISQFFRDICASALKVEDIMKLDQNIAIILCKLEQVFPPGFFDSMEHLPVHLAYEAFLGGPVQYRWMYPFERFMGDSKRSVKNKARVEGSICAHYLHRETSHFCSHYFNHLMLTPRTIRNPVNVNQRSQFTLSVFGLPGRPSGKKSVHWLTQKEMQSAHVHVLINCVEVKQYLEEFNNAYFHSTGVQSTSGVIHAEFPLWFKQRLSTVFPPTPEILHL, from the exons atgttgtctggttggggtacgcatggcaaaatgggttgtccgcattgcatgggaaacaacaaagggttcacgttggataaaggtgggaaaagctcgtggtttgactgtcaccgaagattcctaccacgaaatcactcctatagaagaaacatgacaaactttaaaaaagatgtacgagtgaaagattcgcctccgcctcgattgtcaccatgggctatatgggaacaagttagtgagctaccaaaatttacagatactggcaaagaatgccgaattgaaggatacggagtcacgcacaattggacaaaaagaagtatattttgggacctcccgtattggaaggataacttgttgcgccataatctagatgttatgcatattgagaagaatttttttgataatgtatttaacacagtgatggatgtgaaaggcaaaacaaaagataatgaaaaggccagacaagacatggaaaaatggtgtaacagaagagagttggagttgaagcctctaccgaatggaaagttattaaaacccaaggcttgtttcactttgacttcccaagaagctaaagctgtttgtcgatggctaaaagatttgagaatgcccgatgggtattcatcaaatttatcaaggtgtgctgaccctaacactgggaagttgcatggaatgaaaagtcacgattgtcacattttcatggaacaattgttaccaattgcatttggctcgctacccaaacatgttcttgatccactgactgaaattagtcagttttttagagatatttgtgcgtcagctttaaaagtggaagacatcatgaagttggaccaaaacattgcaatcattctttgtaagttggaacaagtatttccgcctggtttcttcgactcaatggaacatttacctgtgcatcttgcatatgaagcctttcttggtggaccagttcaatataggtggatgtatccgtttgaaaggttcatgggtgattcaaagcgatcagtgaagaataaagcaagagttgaaggttctatatgtgcacattacctgcatcgagaaacatcacatttttgcagtcattatttcaatcacttgatgttaactcctagaaccatacggaatccggtaaatgtcaaccagaggagtcaattcaccttatcagtattcggtcttccaggtcgaccttctggaaagaagagtgtgcattggttgacccagaaagaaatgcaatccgcacatgtccatgtcttgatcaactgcgtcgaagttaaacaataccttga ggaatttaacaatgcctattttcatagtaccggtgtacaatcaacatccggcgtcattcatgctgaatttcccttatggttcaagcaaagattgtctaccgtgtttccaccaactccagaaatactccatttgtga
- the LOC131600929 gene encoding TPR repeat-containing thioredoxin TTL2-like has protein sequence MCRLSRLVGERMGLYVLLFLDLEPEPGGRPLPIFESNGNDEELLRNDESNGISNCSRAEALLKLHQIDDAELILSHAPKSDPQINHSPFEAIYFGMFAEAYSFYVRTQIQIAFGRFENAVTSVEKANHIDLQNIEIAGK, from the exons ATGTGCCGTTTAAGCCGATTGGTCGGGGAGCGTATGGGATTGTATGTTCTTCTCTTCTTAGATCTGGAACCAGAACCAGGAGGGCGACCTCTTCCTATCTTTGAATCCAATGGCAATGATGAAGAATTATTGAGGAATGACGAATCGAATGGTATATCCAATTGTTCTAG AGCAGAAGCCCTTTTGAAACTTCATCAAATTGATGATGCAGAATTAATTTTGTCACATGCTCCGAAATCGGATCCACAAATTAATCATTCACCTTTTGAAGCAATATATTTTGGGATGTTTGCTGAAGCTTATTCCTTCTATGTCAGAACACAGATTCAGATCGCATTCGGAAG GTTTGAGAATGCGGTTACATCTGTAGAGAAGGCAAATCATATTGATCTCCAAAATATTGAAATTGCTGgaaaatga